The following proteins come from a genomic window of Phnomibacter ginsenosidimutans:
- a CDS encoding carboxypeptidase-like regulatory domain-containing protein yields MDGLLVLSKSNLPMNLKCFAIVVSMAWMLQLSGAAQTRMPDFFSNGMVLQQQTAAPIWGTDKPNVKVTIKASWGKQATTTTDASGRWKLTLPTPAAGGPYNINISASNNIELNDVWIGEVWLCSGQSNMEMPVKGYTNQPVLGSNEAILQSTNPQIRFYHTARANSLQPQYNAVGSWKAASPEHTPNFSATAYFFAKKINAVLNVPVGIIQSAWGASTIESWMDSVTLTAFPQVTIPATLPAQNHNRTPMLLYLCRLLHLRGAVVSGRSQQRECT; encoded by the coding sequence ATGGATGGTTTACTTGTACTGAGTAAATCGAATTTGCCTATGAACCTGAAATGTTTTGCTATCGTCGTATCCATGGCATGGATGCTTCAGTTGTCTGGTGCGGCACAAACCCGCATGCCAGATTTTTTTAGTAACGGAATGGTATTGCAGCAGCAAACAGCAGCACCAATTTGGGGCACTGACAAACCTAATGTCAAAGTAACTATCAAAGCCAGTTGGGGCAAGCAAGCAACCACAACCACTGATGCTAGCGGCAGATGGAAACTGACATTGCCCACACCAGCAGCGGGTGGGCCATACAACATCAATATTTCTGCCAGCAACAACATTGAATTGAACGACGTTTGGATTGGTGAAGTGTGGTTGTGTAGTGGTCAATCAAACATGGAAATGCCTGTGAAGGGCTATACCAATCAACCGGTACTGGGTAGTAATGAAGCCATTTTGCAATCCACAAATCCGCAGATCCGATTTTACCACACGGCAAGAGCCAATAGCTTACAGCCACAATACAATGCCGTGGGTAGTTGGAAAGCAGCCAGTCCTGAGCATACACCCAACTTTAGTGCTACCGCTTATTTTTTCGCCAAAAAAATCAATGCAGTATTAAATGTTCCAGTGGGTATTATTCAATCGGCGTGGGGTGCATCTACTATCGAAAGCTGGATGGATAGTGTAACGCTTACTGCATTTCCGCAGGTTACAATTCCTGCTACATTGCCGGCGCAAAATCACAATCGAACGCCCATGTTGTTGTACCTATGTAGGCTATTGCATCTAAGAGGTGCTGTGGTATCAGGGCGAAGCCAACAGAGAGAATGCACTTGA
- a CDS encoding sulfatase-like hydrolase/transferase, whose amino-acid sequence MLTGKYAWRKEGTGIAPGDASLLIPVQTTTLPGMLQKAGYNTAVIGKWHLGLGDAKGADWNGKISPGPLEIGFNYSFLIPATGDRVPCVFVENHQVVNLDKNDPIKVSYTGPLDSAAPTGKRILNCSNCILHTGMI is encoded by the coding sequence TTGCTTACGGGCAAGTATGCGTGGCGAAAAGAGGGGACAGGTATTGCGCCAGGCGATGCCAGCCTGCTAATACCAGTGCAAACCACTACACTACCCGGCATGTTGCAAAAGGCAGGATACAACACTGCCGTTATTGGCAAATGGCATTTGGGTTTGGGCGATGCAAAAGGAGCGGATTGGAATGGCAAGATTTCACCCGGCCCTTTGGAGATTGGTTTCAATTATTCTTTCCTCATACCGGCCACCGGCGACAGAGTGCCTTGTGTATTTGTAGAGAATCATCAGGTGGTGAATCTTGATAAAAATGATCCCATCAAAGTGAGCTACACCGGCCCTTTGGACAGTGCAGCACCTACCGGAAAAAGAATCCTGAATTGCTCAAATTGCATCCTTCACACGGGCATGATATGA
- a CDS encoding sulfatase-like hydrolase/transferase, whose translation MTIVNAVSRIGYMTGGTAALWRDEDFADVLLQKAKTYISKQKTSPFFLYFSTHDIHVPRLAHERFQGKSGFGPRGDVLLQLDWTVGQLVATLKANGLTENTLIIFTSDNGQVIDDGYKDDAVAKLGNHKPSGNFRGGKYSAFEAGTRVPFIVSWPGKMAANKINNALFSQIDLYASLAGLAGAAIEKGQAPDSKNNLSVLLNQSQENRSFLVEQSLNSTLSLIVGNWKYIEPSKGPKINKDTNTELGNLATPQLYNLADDPGETNNLAAAHPDKVQQLQEQLARIRQQQ comes from the coding sequence ATGACCATTGTGAATGCTGTGAGCCGCATTGGTTACATGACCGGTGGTACCGCCGCGTTGTGGCGTGATGAAGACTTTGCTGATGTGCTTTTGCAAAAAGCAAAAACCTACATCAGCAAACAAAAAACATCGCCATTCTTCCTGTATTTTTCTACGCATGATATTCACGTGCCACGTCTGGCTCATGAACGTTTTCAGGGCAAAAGTGGATTTGGACCAAGAGGCGATGTGCTGCTGCAACTCGACTGGACGGTTGGACAACTTGTAGCAACGCTCAAAGCAAATGGCCTTACAGAAAACACCTTAATTATTTTTACCAGCGATAACGGACAAGTGATTGATGACGGCTATAAAGATGATGCCGTTGCAAAGCTGGGCAACCACAAACCCTCAGGTAATTTTCGCGGCGGTAAGTACAGCGCTTTTGAAGCAGGCACACGGGTACCTTTTATTGTAAGCTGGCCAGGAAAAATGGCGGCAAATAAAATAAACAATGCCTTGTTTAGTCAGATAGATTTGTATGCTTCGCTGGCTGGGCTGGCTGGTGCAGCAATAGAAAAAGGACAGGCGCCGGATAGTAAAAACAATCTTTCTGTTTTGCTCAACCAAAGTCAGGAAAATCGTTCTTTTTTGGTAGAGCAATCACTCAACTCTACGTTATCGCTGATTGTAGGTAACTGGAAATACATTGAGCCATCCAAAGGCCCTAAAATCAATAAGGATACCAATACAGAATTAGGCAATCTTGCTACGCCGCAGTTGTATAATTTAGCCGACGATCCGGGCGAAACCAATAACCTCGCCGCTGCACATCCCGATAAAGTGCAGCAGTTGCAGGAGCAGCTTGCAAGGATCAGGCAACAACAATAA